Proteins from one Dysgonomonas sp. HDW5A genomic window:
- a CDS encoding lipoprotein signal peptidase, translated as MQKLPKGLVAILVVLLVIIADQVLKIWVKTNMALYESIDIASWFKIYFVENNGMAFGIEVIGKLFLSLFRIVAVGFIGYYLYLLVKKHYPNGYIACIALILAGALGNIVDSVFYGEIFTASYPGRVASLVPFGEGYSSILHGKVVDMFYFPLIQGVFPEWVPGWGGEDFIFFRPIFNLADAAITVGIVLLLIFYRKTLLETMQKPEDEA; from the coding sequence ATGCAAAAATTACCAAAAGGGCTAGTTGCCATCTTAGTTGTTCTTCTAGTTATAATCGCAGATCAAGTTCTCAAAATTTGGGTAAAAACTAATATGGCTCTCTATGAAAGTATAGATATCGCCAGTTGGTTCAAGATTTACTTTGTTGAAAACAATGGTATGGCGTTTGGGATAGAGGTTATAGGTAAATTATTCTTATCACTCTTTCGTATTGTTGCCGTTGGCTTTATTGGTTATTATTTATACCTTTTGGTGAAAAAGCATTACCCAAATGGCTATATTGCTTGTATAGCTTTAATTCTGGCGGGAGCCTTGGGTAATATAGTTGATAGTGTATTTTATGGAGAAATATTTACAGCCAGTTATCCGGGGCGTGTAGCATCTTTAGTCCCTTTTGGAGAGGGATATTCTAGTATCTTACATGGCAAGGTTGTAGATATGTTTTATTTTCCCTTGATACAAGGTGTATTTCCCGAATGGGTACCCGGTTGGGGTGGGGAGGATTTTATATTTTTTCGTCCGATCTTTAACTTAGCAGATGCAGCTATAACAGTAGGTATTGTATTGCTATTGATATTTTATCGAAAAACTTTATTAGAAACAATGCAGAAACCTGAGGACGAGGCATGA
- a CDS encoding DUF4296 domain-containing protein, producing MKKRTLTYYLLSFIIGSTVITSCSGDRDRLSRDKMVEVLHDIQLAEAVYQTRFNDFRDKEQKDALIQGVLEKHGITQAELDSSLVWYADNAEIYMRVNDSVISSLREGLVKIEKLLPRGLDASNVNNSILPTYYYLSGNIPTLTFNIDSTQVKNYPQFSLEFNTLGIQGRMKGEFEVWFEYADTTIIQNQSLNRDDHFKVLGTADTLPLKNISGYFHIDSREVLNNKVLLYNILLKNIETPKDSTTTRVDSLSVK from the coding sequence ATGAAGAAGCGTACGCTAACATATTATTTATTATCTTTTATTATTGGCTCGACAGTAATTACTTCTTGCAGTGGTGATAGAGATAGATTGTCTCGTGATAAAATGGTCGAAGTTTTGCATGATATTCAATTAGCTGAAGCTGTTTACCAGACTCGATTCAATGACTTTAGAGATAAGGAGCAAAAAGATGCTTTGATACAAGGTGTTTTGGAGAAGCACGGTATAACTCAGGCTGAATTAGATTCATCTTTGGTATGGTATGCCGATAATGCTGAAATTTATATGAGAGTAAATGACTCTGTAATTTCTTCATTACGAGAAGGGTTAGTGAAAATTGAAAAGTTGCTACCAAGAGGATTAGACGCATCTAATGTAAATAACTCGATTTTACCGACTTATTACTATCTATCTGGTAATATCCCTACCTTAACTTTCAACATAGATTCTACGCAAGTTAAAAACTATCCTCAATTTTCTTTGGAATTCAATACACTCGGTATTCAAGGACGAATGAAAGGTGAGTTCGAAGTGTGGTTTGAATATGCAGATACAACAATTATTCAAAATCAATCACTAAATAGAGATGATCATTTTAAAGTGTTGGGGACTGCCGATACATTACCATTAAAAAATATCTCAGGTTATTTTCATATTGATTCTCGCGAAGTACTTAATAATAAAGTATTACTTTATAACATACTTCTAAAAAATATAGAAACTCCTAAGGATAGTACGACAACAAGAGTAGATTCACTATCTGTTAAATAA
- a CDS encoding LptF/LptG family permease, with translation MLTILDRYIIKNFLGTYVFSIILIISIAVVFDFNEQLDKFLRNDAPVKAILFSYYLNFIPYYINLFSALFVFISVIFFTSKLADNSEIIAMLASGTSFRRLMKPYMISAGIIALISFLLTSFIIPPANVVRINFQNKYIKNKAVTYAERIQIQIEPGVIAYFNRYDNNDKMGFYFSLDKFEGQELVSRLTANRIQYDSLYNWTIYDYAIREFDGMREHITTGTKADTVLTIVPSDFLISSNDFEQMTTPALYKHIQRQKDRGIGNIQSFEIEYHKRFASIASAFILTVIGASLSSRKVKGGMGLNIGIGLLLSVSYILFMTLSSTFAVSGLVSPLIAAWIPNVIFIGIAILLYNRAPN, from the coding sequence ATGCTTACGATTTTAGACAGATATATAATTAAGAATTTTTTGGGAACGTATGTCTTCTCTATTATTCTTATTATATCCATTGCTGTAGTATTCGACTTTAATGAGCAGCTTGATAAGTTCCTCAGAAATGATGCGCCGGTAAAAGCTATATTGTTTAGTTATTACCTGAATTTCATTCCTTATTATATTAATCTGTTCAGCGCACTGTTTGTATTCATATCAGTTATATTTTTCACGTCGAAGCTTGCCGATAATTCGGAGATTATAGCTATGCTTGCTTCCGGAACAAGCTTTAGACGGTTAATGAAACCCTATATGATATCTGCCGGAATTATAGCTTTAATAAGCTTTCTTTTGACCAGTTTTATCATTCCCCCGGCAAACGTTGTAAGAATCAATTTTCAGAATAAGTATATCAAAAATAAGGCTGTAACATATGCCGAGCGTATACAAATACAAATAGAACCTGGTGTAATCGCTTATTTCAACAGATACGACAACAATGATAAAATGGGGTTCTATTTTTCATTAGATAAATTTGAGGGGCAAGAACTCGTTTCCAGACTTACAGCCAATCGTATACAATATGATTCACTCTATAACTGGACTATTTACGATTATGCTATTCGTGAATTTGATGGGATGAGGGAACATATCACAACGGGAACTAAAGCTGATACAGTACTGACTATCGTCCCTAGTGATTTTCTTATCTCGAGTAACGATTTCGAGCAAATGACAACTCCTGCCCTTTATAAGCATATACAGAGACAAAAGGACAGAGGAATTGGTAATATACAATCATTCGAAATAGAATATCACAAACGATTCGCATCGATAGCATCCGCATTTATATTGACTGTAATTGGTGCATCACTATCCTCTCGTAAAGTAAAAGGAGGTATGGGGCTAAATATAGGTATAGGACTCCTTCTAAGTGTGTCTTATATTCTTTTTATGACACTGAGTTCCACCTTTGCTGTATCCGGATTAGTTAGCCCTCTGATTGCTGCTTGGATTCCCAATGTAATATTTATTGGTATAGCAATCTTATTATACAACAGAGCTCCGAATTAA
- a CDS encoding TraR/DksA C4-type zinc finger protein — protein sequence MGEKTRYTDEELEEFRDLILDKLTKAKEEYEGLKASITNSDGNDVTDTSPTFKVLEEGASTLSKEEAGRLAQRQMKFIQNLQAALIRIENKTYGICRETGKLIPKERLRAVPHATLSIEAKNGGVK from the coding sequence ATGGGAGAAAAAACACGATACACAGATGAGGAGTTGGAAGAATTCCGCGATCTGATTTTGGACAAATTGACAAAGGCTAAAGAAGAGTATGAAGGACTTAAAGCCTCTATTACGAATTCTGATGGTAATGATGTAACAGATACATCTCCAACATTTAAAGTGTTGGAAGAAGGGGCTTCTACCTTATCTAAAGAAGAGGCTGGCAGACTGGCACAACGTCAAATGAAGTTTATCCAGAACTTGCAAGCTGCTCTTATTCGCATCGAGAATAAGACATACGGTATTTGTCGTGAAACAGGGAAATTGATTCCTAAAGAGCGTCTACGTGCCGTACCTCATGCGACTTTAAGTATTGAAGCTAAAAATGGGGGAGTTAAATAA